The following is a genomic window from Verrucosispora sp. WMMD573.
GGGACGGCGGAGAACAGATGATCGGCAACCCGCATCGGGAAGTGAAAATTGGCCCCACCAGCGGTACGCTGGCCGATCAGTGTCGCTCGGCGATATTGCTGCAGGTCGTAGCTGATGGCCTCGGCTGCGGAGAACGTACTACTACCGATCAGGACGAAGATCGGCTTCTGGCCGCCGAAGCGTGGGCCAGGAACGTACGCCGATGACCAGAACTGCACCGTACGGCCCTCGGCCGGGAACGTCAGGGTATTGAGCTGTGTGGGTTCGTCGAAAAGATAACCACAGACCAGTGCCACCATCTCCGGCTCGCCACCTGTGCAAAGGCGAAGGTCGACGATGAGCGCGTCCGCGTCGGCCACCAGGTTCATCACCGCGACCGCCGCCGGCCCAGACAGGTCGGGATGCCAGAACCGGCGAACGTCCAGATACCACACATTGCCCGGCAACCGCTGTACCTCGTGGAAGCCGTGTCCGTCAAGCCCCGCGGCGCGCGGGTCTCGCGGACCGTCATGAATCACCGGGTCTTCGGCGGGGGCAAGCTTCTTTGTCGTGTAAGCGAGATAAAGGTGCTTGTCGCCATTGACCCGCTGCATATCCCCGGTCACCGCAGCAGCGAAGTCCTCGTCGCGCGGCAGATCGGCGTAGCTTCCGTCGACCAGTCTCCTGCGTAGCAACGCACTGACCTGCTCGGCCACGTCCGAATTGAAATAGTGGTCCTTTAGCTGTCCACATAGCACTTCAATTTCCGTGGACCAGTCGCGAGTCGCTCCCATCGACGGCAGTCTACCATCGCAGCAGCGGTCGGTATACACGTCCAAGTCGCCAGTCGACCCGCAGATCACCCCGTGGATCGAAAACGGCATGACCACGACGGACATCCGATTCGCGCCAGTTGGCGCCACCTCCCTCGTGATGACCTGGCCGCCAGCTGGCTGGTCACCGCCGACAGGCGAATCCGCGCCGGGCCGCCTCTGGCGGGGCAGCGGACGGGCAGCCGAATTGCTTACCATCGAGGCGTGATTTCCATGATGGAGACCCGCGCCGTCGCGTACGCCCAGTGGAGCTGCTCCTCGTGAGTCCGGCGGGGCCGGCGCGGACGCCGATTGCGGATACCGCCTTCCGTACGCCCCGGTCGTTCGCCAGTCTCTGGGCTGGCGTGTCGGCGGCCAGCCGGTGAGGCCCGTGTGAGATCATGACCAGCCTGCCGCCGCGTAGGGGGTTGCTGTGTCGTACGGCTACATCGGATCGATGAAGACCAAGCCCGGCCACCGGAATGAGGTCGTGGACATTCTGCTCAGCGGCGCGGATGGCCTCCGCGAGGCCGGATGTGACCTGTACGTCGTGAGTGTCTCGGACACCGACGACGTCACGATCTGGGTGAGCGAGGTGTGGCAGAGCAAGGAGAAGCACGACGCCTCTCTACAGCTGCCCGAAACCAAAGCCGCGATCGGCAAGGCCATGCCGATGCTCACTGGCGAGTTCACCAGCCAAGAGGTGACCGTGATGGGAGGGCTGGGCGTATAGGCCGGCTCGTCGCCATATCGCGCCAGCGTGCCGCTCTTCACGACCGCCTGGTCTCCGGGCTGAGGACGTCCTCGACCCGGCACAGCGATGAGCCGCTCGGCTTCACTTCGGTGTCACACCAGCAGAGTCTCCCGCATCCGCGCGCCCAGGTTGATGCCGCCGACCACGTGAGGGCCGGTTGGATCGTGGACATCGAGGGTGTTGTTGCGGCGCATCGCCTCGCGGACCGGAGGCGGCAGCCGGGGCGGATCGTCGATGGCCGCGAGAACCTGCCCGGCGGTCGAGATCAGTCGATCGGCCAGGGCTGCGCCATCGGTGTCCACCCGTACCTGGCCGTACTCCCAGCCGATGACGGTGAGATCGAGCACCTCGAACACGCGGGCCAGGAGCAGGGCCGGGTCGGTCACCCGGCCGAGCCGGGGCGCGCGGCTGCCGACCACTGCGACGGCGGCGCTCACCTGCACGTACGGATGAAGTCCGCCCGGCAGCGCGAACAGTGGCCACCGCAGCGCCGGCCCAGCCTCCCTCCACAGCGGCCGGTAGCTCCGGCGGTCCACCAAGAGTCGGCGGCCCGTGCGTCGGTGCACGTCGTGAGCTTGGGCCTGCAGGTCCGCGTGAGCCTCGTCGGCGAACGCGGTCACCACCCGGGCCGCCACCACCAGGCCGTCATCGTCGTCCAGCATCCGGGTGATCGTTTCGACCTGCTCCGAAAACCGGCCCGGCGAGCCGACGCCGTAACGGTGCCAGACATCCCGCAGCAGTGCCTGCTGCCGCCCTGGATCCAGCTGGACCCGCTTGCTACCCAGCAACTGCCGGAGCCAACGCATCTTGCCTCGTTTCAGCCGCTGGACCGCAGCAATGCTAGTGCGTCGGAGGTCCCTCGCACCGCGTGGGGTGCTGAGGAGTCCCTGACCTAGCTGAGAGCGCGTGCAGATGGCGAGGCGACCAGCATTGACGGCACCCGCACCGATACCGGGCGGAGGGGTGCCGCACTGTGCGTTGTTCGCGTCGAAGGTGTCCAGCACCGCGACCCACCCCTCGCCACCGGCATGACGCGCGGGTCGGCCGAGTGGCTCACAGGACGCCGTTCAACCGCCCGCGCCAGCCGTGCAGGACCACCGCCGGGTCGGTGTCCAGCACCGACCGGAGCAGAGTGGCGTAGACGTCCCGGAAGTCGATGGTGAACTTCAGGTCACCGCGGTCGAGGTCGGTCAGGCTGGGCGGTTCTCCGGACAGGCCACCGCGCACCCCTGCGCCGAGGAGAAGCATGTTCGAGGCGGTGCCGTGGTCGGTGCCGTCGGAGCCATTGGCCCGGACCCTGCGGCCGAACTCCGAGTAGACAGCGGTGACCACCTTCCGGCCCGCGTCGGTCTGCGCCATCCGATCGGTGAAGCGGGTCAGCGCCCGGTCGAGCTGCCCGAGCAGCACCTCCTGCAGCTGCCTCTCGTCGGCGTGGGTGTCGAAGCCGCCGAGTGACACCGAGAACACGCGAGTGGTGACACCGGCCTCGATGCACTGGGCGACCAGGTCCAGCTGCGCGTCCAGTGGGGTTCGGGCGCCTCCGGTGGCGGTCGCCGGAGCCGTCTCCGCGTCCTCGTCGGTCTCCTCGTCCACCGTCGCGTCACGCACCTCGCGGATCATCTGGTCGACGGCGCGCAGGTCGGCGAAGCAGGCCGCCGCGCGCGCCCGGGCCGCCGACTCCCCCGTCTGGGTCACCGCCAGCGCAGCCAGCGCCGACTCCGGCAGACCACGAGGGGCCGCACGCCCGCCGACCAGTACCGAGGCGCCCGCCGACCGTTCGCCGGCCAACAGCGGAGGCAGCGTCGGCTCGAAGGAGACGGCGAGCCGCGGGTCCCCACTGGTGTGGTCCAGCCAGCGGCCCACCCACCCGGTGGAACCGGGCCGCTCAGGCTCGGCGGTCTGCCAGATGTCCATCGACCGGAAGTGGCTGCGGTCGGGCTTCGGGTAGCCGACGCCACGCACCACCGCGAGCCGACCTTCGCCGTAGAGCGTGTGCAACCCGGCCAGCGCCGGATTCAACCCCACCTCGCCGTCGAGGCGCCTGACCTCCTCCGCCGCGTACGCCAGCTCGGGGCGGGCGTCGTGGTAGGCCGGGTCCGCGTACGGGACGACGGTGTTCAGGCCGTCGTTGCCGCCGTACAGGGTGACCAGCACCAGCGTCCGGGAGTCCGGATCCCGATCACCGGCGGTGGCGAACAGGTCCTCCAGCCGGTGGGCGGTGGCACCGGCCGCCAGGGCGACCGCGCCGGCCACGCCGCTGGCCACCAGGAACCGCCGCCGGGTCAGGATGTCCACGCCGTCCTCCTTCAGCTGACCGTGTACTCGGGGCTGACCAGGCCAGCGACGATCAGTCGTCGTGGTTCACCGGCCATCGGGGCCAGCGCCCGCCGGGTGCGCTCGCTCCACCTGTCGACCACGAGCAGCCGGGCCAGCGCCTCCGGCCGCTCGTCGCGCGGTGCCGCCGCGAGCCGGGACAGCACCGCCGGTGCCGCGACACGGGCGAGATGACCGGCGGCACGGAGTCGGGCCTGCGCCGACGATGTGGTCAGCCAGGCGGTCCCGGCCGGCCAGCCACCCACGCTGGGCGGGCGCAGCGGCACCTGCTCCAGCGCGTTCAGGCCCCCTACCAACTGCCGGCGACGCTGCTCGGGCAGGTCAGCCGGGCGGATGCCGAGCTGCCGCATCGCGCCCACCACCCACTCGACGGGCTGCTTGACGAGGGTTTCCCGGGTTTGTGTGAAGTCCGGCGCGGTGAAGATGCGGCGCAGCGTCGCAAGCGTGTCGACACCGGCGAGACCGTCCGGGGCCGGCAGGTGCGAACCGGCGAACCGGAACCAGAGCCGGCCGGCCACGAACCGCGCCGTCTCCCGCTGGTCGGTCAGCAACCGGGCGTAGGACCGGGCGTCGAAGGCGGCGGTGACGCCGAGTATCGTCTTCGGCCCGGTGTCGTGCCGGCGCGGCTCGAACCGCACCGCTCCGGTTCGGCGGTCGACCGCCCAGCCGGTCAGTGCCCGGGCGCCCTCCCGCACATCCGTCTCGGTGTAACCGCCGCCGACGCCGAGAGTGAACAGCTCCATCAGCTCCCGGGCGAGGTTCTCGTTCGGAGCCTTACGGGTGTTGCGCTGCCCGTCGAGCCACAGGATCAGGGCCGGATCGCGCACCATCGCGTCCACCAGCGGCGGCAGCGGTCCGCGCCCGAGCCGGCGCAGGGTGTCCAACTGCCGCAGCATCAACCCGGCGGAGCGAACCTTCTGCACACTTGTCGCCCAATGCCCGTGCCAGAAGAACAGCAGCTTCTCGGTCGACTGGTGCTCGGCGGCGACCATCCGTCCCAGCCACCAGTCGAGCAGCCGGGTCACCTGCTCCCGGCGTTGCTGGTTGGCCCGCTGCCGCTGCTCCCGGGGCGCCCCGCGATCGAGTTGGGCCGCCGGGTCCGGCCCGAGGACCGGCACCGGGGTGGCCGCCGCGCCGCTATCCGGGCCCTCCGGCGCGAGCAGCCGATCGAGGGTACGGGCGAACCCGTCACGTTCGGCCGCGTCCACCTCCTCGGCCGTCGGCCCGAACGTCGCCCGACGCAACAGGTGCGCCACCGCCTCCCGATCAGTCACCCGGCAGACGCTACGACACCAATGTACGACGACGGTAAGAACTCGGTCAGCGATGGACAAACCTGCGGTCGGCACGAGCAGTTCCGCGGCCTGCGCCGCCCGTAAGGAGCTCGTAAGGCCGCCCGAGCCGGTGGCCGGGCTAGCATCCGGTCATGCCCGGCATCCGTACCGCCCCCGTCGTCGCCGCCCTTACCGCGGCCGTCCTCGCCCTGACCGCCTGCGGTGGCACAGAGCCACCCGCCGACTCGGAGAGCACGACTGCCGGGCCGAACACGACGGCTCCGCCGACACCGTCGGGTGCCGCCGCGCCGACGGCGAGCAGCGGGGCGGAAACGACGGTCCCGCAGACGCTCTCGTTCAGTGCCCGGACGATCGACGGCGAGAACTTCGCGGGTAGCAGCCTCGTCGGCAAGCCGGCGGTGTTGTGGTTCTGGGCGGCCTGGTGTAGCCGGTGCCGCGCGGTGGCCGACGAGGTCGCCGCCGTGCAGCAGGACAACGCGGGCCGGGTCAACGTGATCGGCGTGGCCGGGCTCGGCAGCGGCGACGAGGCGATGAGACGGTTCGCGAAGCAGACCGGAATCGAGCGCTTTCCCAACCTGGCCGACGACGACGGCCAGGTATGGCGCCGCTTCGAGGTGACCAGCCAGGAGCAGTACGTGCTGCTCGACTCCGCCGGCGCTGTCGTGCACTCGGGACCACTGTCGCAGCAGGACCTGCGCAAGCGGGTCGCCGGTCTGAGCTGACCATGACAGACACTCCGTACGGCCTCGCCGTCGGTGCCGGGCTGTTGGCTGCGGTCAACCCCTGTGGCTTCGCACTGCTACCGGCGTACCTGTCGATGCTGGTGCTGGGTGACGAGCCATCAGCCGAACGGGACGCGCTTGCGTCCGTCGGTCGGGCGGTCGCGTTGACCGGTGCCATGACGCTCGGGTTCGTCGCGGTGTTCGGCGTGTTCGGGCTGCTCGCCGCCCCGGCGGCGGACGCGGTCGCCCGTCACCTGCCCTGGGTGTCGATCCTCATCGGGCTCGCCCTGGTGGCTGCCGGTGGCTGGCTACTGGCGGGGCGCCAGTTGCCCACCTTCACGCCGAAACTGGCCACCGGGCCGGAGGTCCGTCGGCGCTTCGGCTCGATGGTGCTGTTCGGTGCGGCGTACGCGATCGCTTCGCTCGGATGCACCATCGGCCCGTTCCTCGCCGTCGTGGTCGCCACTTTCCGCGCCGGATCCGCCCTGTCCGGCGTCGCTCTGTTCGTGGCGTACGCCTTCGGTATGGGGCTGGCGGTGGGCGCGGCCGCGCTGGCCGTCGCGCTGGCCCGTGAGTCGCTGGTGCGCCGCGCCCGCCGGGCCTACTCGCTGCTCGGGCGGGTCGCCGGACTGTTGCTGGTGGTCACTGGCGGGTACGTGGCCTGGTACGGCTGGTACGAGGTGCGGACTTTCTCCGGTCGCGGTGATGTGGACGACCCGATCATCGACGCGGCCGGCACCATCCAGACAGCGGTAAGCACGTGGCTGGCAGAGCTGGGTCCGTGGACGGTCGCGGTGGCGGTGCTGGCGCTGCTCGCCCTAGCCGCAGGGATCACCCTGCGGCGCCGGCATCGGCTACCTGCCCGCCGGGCCGTCGCTCGCCCGGCGGGGCCTGACCGTTCGTCGGACGACCGGGCGTGAGTATGAATCTGCTGCACCCCGCAGGTGCCAAGCACAACCCGTCATCGGCGAGCCTCGCTGGCCGAGCCGTGAAGGAGCGCCTGCACAGTGTCGTGCACCCGTGCGGCGCACCGGGCGACGTACTCGTCGTCGGCGGCGGCCGCCGGGCCGTGCCGTTCGAAGTGGATGGGCGGACCGATCGTGACGGTGATCCGGGCCGGCAGTGGTAGGTAGGGCACCGCGGGAAGGAAGGTCAGGCCCCATGGCAGGCTGAGCAGCAGCGGCCACCGTGCGAGACGCAGCCACCGTCGGGTGCGCAGCAGCCGGGCCACGGCGGCGCCGTCGTACAGGACCATGGCGGTGTTGTGCGCGCCGGCTGCGGCGACCGGGACAACCGGCACCCCGCAGGCGACCGCGAGGCGCGCGTGGCCGACGCGACCCTCGAAGATCACCTGGTGTCGGTCGGTCCAGCGGCGGGCGCCGTCGGCGTCGCCGCCCGGGTAGACGAGGACCTTGTCGCCCTTCGTGAGCAGCGCCACGGCGGTGGCGAAATCGGCGGGAACGGCGCCGAGTGGTCGTAGCCAACGCCCGAGCAGGGCCAGCCCGAGGTCGTGGGTGAGCACCCACGGTGTGTCGGCCAGTCCCCGCGCGTGGTGGACGGCTGAGGCGAACAGGTAGGTGTCGCCGGTGTAGAAACCGCCGTTGTGGTTGGCGACGTACAGCGCCGGACCGGTCGGGATGTGTTCGATGCCGATGACCCGCGCCCGGTGGTAGGGCACCAGGATGCGCCGGACCCGGCCGGCCGCGCGGGCGATCGCCTGCGGGTCGCGCTGCGGCTTCATGTGGTACGGGCGGCGGTGCGCAGCGCGGCCAGCAGTGGCCGGGTCAGCCGGCGGGTGGCCGGGGTCAGCAGCCGCGCCTGCAGGTGCTCACCCACGGCGTCGACGGCGGCAAGCGCATACGTCGGGTAAGGGTGCACGGTGCGGTACAGGTCGGTGAGCCGGCCGCGGCGGGCGACCATCGCGGCCAGTTCACCGATGACCTCACCCGCGGCGGGCGCCACCACGGTGGCGCCGACCAGCCGCCCCCGCGGGTCGGCGACCAGCTGCGCCCACCCGTCGGTGCGTCCGGCGGCCACCGCCCGGTCCACCTCGGTCAGGTCGAGGCGGGTGATGATGGCCCGGTTGCCCCACCGGTGGCGGGCCTGCGCGGCGCGCAGGCCGACCCGGGCGACCTCGGGGTCGGTGAAGGTCACGTACGGCATCGGCAGGTAGCGAACGTGGCTTGGCAGCCAGAACAGCGCGTTGAGCGTGGCCGTGCCCGCCTGGTGGGCGGCGACGTGGGTGAAGGGCAGCACGCCGGTGACGTCGCCGGCGGCGTACACGCCCGGGGCGGTGGTCCGCATCCGGCTGTCCACCCGGACCGCACCGTGGTCGGTGACGGCCACGCCGGCAGTCACCAGGCCCAGCTCGGCGGTGCGCGGCCGTCGCCCGCCCGCGACGAGGATCCGGTCGAAACCGACCGCCCCCGGCTGGTCCCCGGTCAATCGGACCCGCCACGGATCGGCGGCGGCCACCTCGGTCACCTGTGTGCCGGTGCGCACGTCGACGCCCTCGTCGCGTAACCGGTCGGCGATCAGCTGCCCGACCTCTGGATCTTCCCGGGGCAGTAGCCGCGGCGCCCGCTCCACCAGCGTCACCGCGCTGCCGAGACGGGCGAACGCCTGACCGAGTTCGCAGCCGACCGGCCCGCCGCCGAGCACCAGCAGCCGCGGCGGCAGAGCCTGCAGGTCCCAGATGGTGTCGCTGGTCAACGGGCCGGCCGCCGCCAGCCCCGGCACCGGCGGCAGCTGCGGCTGCGATCCGGTCGCCACCAGCACACACCGCGCCGTCAACTCCCGGCCGTCGGAGGCCAGCCGCACCCGCCGAGGACCGACGAAGACGGCCTCGTCCGTGATGACCTCCGCTCCGGCCGCGCGGACCCGTTCCGGTGCGTCATGCGGTGCGATCGCCTCCTGGGCCGCTCGCACGTGCGCCATCACGCCGGTCAGGTTGATCTCCGGTTCCACCGGGGTCAGGCCGACCCGGTCGGCGCGGCGCATCCGGTGCGCCAGGTCGGCCGCCTCGATCAACGCCTTGCTCGGCACACACCCGGTCCACAGGCAATCACCGCCGGTACGGTCCCGTTCGATAAGCGCCACCCGGGCCCCGAGCCCGCCGGCGATCACGGCGGAGACCAGGCCGGCGGTACCGCCGCCGAGCACCAGCAGATCCAGGTCGGTCATGAGCACCTCACCGCCGGCCAGGTGGGCTCGGCCCATTGTCGATCACGCTGCGACGCTACCCGGCGGCACCCTGGCCGGCATCCCCGTACGGGAACTCGTCACTGACCGGTAAGCCCTGCGAGGCCAAGGGTGGGCGGCTCGCGTGCCGGAGACCACGTGCACGTGCCCACCGCGCATCACCTCGTGCGTCACGGGTTGACGCAGGATCTCATCGAAGCAGCCGGTCAGCAGCACACGATCACTCGCCCATTGCGCCAAGGCTTGGGCTCAACCGATGGCCCGGCGCGGCGACATTGCGTTCTCAGCCATCCGCCGATCGGATGGCCGACGGCGATGATCGGCTATTTCCATGGGCGGTGGACCCCCTGCGACGTCTAGGAAGAAGGCATGACCAACGAGCGGACCGTTCCCCTGCTGCCGTGCGCATCCATCGACGACATCGAGGCCTTCTACGGAGTTCTCGGTTTCCGCACCACCTACAAGCAGCGCAAGCCCAACGCGTGTGTGGGGGTGCAGCGGGAAGACCTGCATCTGCAGTTCTTCGAGATCGCCGGGTTCGACCCGGAGCAGTCCTACGGCTCCTGCCTCGTCCTCACCACGGACATCGAGGGACTGCACTCGGCGTTCGCCGCCGGCATGCGCGCCGCCTACGGCAAGGTCCTGGTGTCCGGTACGCCGCGGATGACCCGGCCTCGGGCGCGGAAGAACACCGACGGGTTGGGTGGGTTCAGCGTCATCGACCCGGGCGGCAACTGGATCCGCGTCTTCCGGGACACCACCACCGCACCCATACCGGCCAGCACGCCTACCGGGCGGCTGGCCAAGGCCCTGGCGAATGCCGTGGTCCAGGCCGATTCCAGAGGAAACGCCGGACAGGCCGTACGGATCCTCGACAGCGCATTGGCCCGCCAGCACGCCAACGACGACCCCGTCGAGCAGGTAGAGGTCCTGGTCTACCGCGCCGAACTCGCGATGGTGCTGCACGATCCAACAACTGCGGCCGAGATGCTGACCCGCGCCAAGTCCGTCACGCTCACGGAAGACGAAGCTGAGAGGGCGGCATCCGCGTTCGACAACGCCACCGACCTCGCAGCGGCACTGCGGTGACTCGCCAGACGAAACGCCTCCGCCATCTCGGCTACGTCCGAACGCTGATGGCCTCGGGAGTAGGTCACCGACGCGAGCCACCGGCAGGTCCCGTCGGGATTGTCGGTCAGGGTGCCCGGCGGCGGCATGCCGAGGCGGTCGATGACCTGGGCGGCCGGTGCGCGTATCACCACGTCGGCCGGGAATGTCGGGGCCATCTGCATGGTCTGATCGGCCAGGAACGCGGCGACATCCCGGCCGGGTACCTCTCTTGCGGCCGCTCGGGCACCGGTCGCGACGAGCCTGGTGATCTGGTCCATCCGGAAGGTCCGCCAGTCGTCGCGGCCGAGGTCGAAGGCGAGCAGATACCAGCGCCGGCCCGCCGTCACCAGGGCTTGCGGCTCGACGTGCCGGCCCTCGTCGCGGTAGGAGAACCGAAGCCGCTCGTGGTTGGCGACCGCCGCGCGGCCGTGGATCGTCACGCCGGACACCGGACAGTTGCTGGACTTCATCACCGCGGTGTTCGACGGCACCGAGTTGGGACGGGTACCGCTGGAGGACGGAACCATCGGCCACGCCGAGATCCGCGTCGGCGACACCGTTCTGCTCGCGTTCGACAAGCGACCGGACTGGCCGGCGATGCCCTCGCTACTACGGGTGTTCGTCGCCGACGCCGACGCGACGATCGAACGCGCGGTCGCCGCCGGAGCCCACGTGCTCACTAGAGCCGCCACCCACGCCTTCGGCCAGCGGACCGGTCGGGTACGCGACCGGTTCGGCA
Proteins encoded in this region:
- a CDS encoding S41 family peptidase codes for the protein MVSNSAARPLPRQRRPGADSPVGGDQPAGGQVITREVAPTGANRMSVVVMPFSIHGVICGSTGDLDVYTDRCCDGRLPSMGATRDWSTEIEVLCGQLKDHYFNSDVAEQVSALLRRRLVDGSYADLPRDEDFAAAVTGDMQRVNGDKHLYLAYTTKKLAPAEDPVIHDGPRDPRAAGLDGHGFHEVQRLPGNVWYLDVRRFWHPDLSGPAAVAVMNLVADADALIVDLRLCTGGEPEMVALVCGYLFDEPTQLNTLTFPAEGRTVQFWSSAYVPGPRFGGQKPIFVLIGSSTFSAAEAISYDLQQYRRATLIGQRTAGGANFHFPMRVADHLFSAVPSGYPLHPVSGANWEGVGVEPDITVPEEDAVAEAKRRSLEHVLSLGADGPRRAVAEQAEQELRRLRAGAGAPGRA
- a CDS encoding antibiotic biosynthesis monooxygenase is translated as MKTKPGHRNEVVDILLSGADGLREAGCDLYVVSVSDTDDVTIWVSEVWQSKEKHDASLQLPETKAAIGKAMPMLTGEFTSQEVTVMGGLGV
- a CDS encoding DUF1501 domain-containing protein; its protein translation is MDILTRRRFLVASGVAGAVALAAGATAHRLEDLFATAGDRDPDSRTLVLVTLYGGNDGLNTVVPYADPAYHDARPELAYAAEEVRRLDGEVGLNPALAGLHTLYGEGRLAVVRGVGYPKPDRSHFRSMDIWQTAEPERPGSTGWVGRWLDHTSGDPRLAVSFEPTLPPLLAGERSAGASVLVGGRAAPRGLPESALAALAVTQTGESAARARAAACFADLRAVDQMIREVRDATVDEETDEDAETAPATATGGARTPLDAQLDLVAQCIEAGVTTRVFSVSLGGFDTHADERQLQEVLLGQLDRALTRFTDRMAQTDAGRKVVTAVYSEFGRRVRANGSDGTDHGTASNMLLLGAGVRGGLSGEPPSLTDLDRGDLKFTIDFRDVYATLLRSVLDTDPAVVLHGWRGRLNGVL
- a CDS encoding DUF1800 domain-containing protein gives rise to the protein MTDREAVAHLLRRATFGPTAEEVDAAERDGFARTLDRLLAPEGPDSGAAATPVPVLGPDPAAQLDRGAPREQRQRANQQRREQVTRLLDWWLGRMVAAEHQSTEKLLFFWHGHWATSVQKVRSAGLMLRQLDTLRRLGRGPLPPLVDAMVRDPALILWLDGQRNTRKAPNENLARELMELFTLGVGGGYTETDVREGARALTGWAVDRRTGAVRFEPRRHDTGPKTILGVTAAFDARSYARLLTDQRETARFVAGRLWFRFAGSHLPAPDGLAGVDTLATLRRIFTAPDFTQTRETLVKQPVEWVVGAMRQLGIRPADLPEQRRRQLVGGLNALEQVPLRPPSVGGWPAGTAWLTTSSAQARLRAAGHLARVAAPAVLSRLAAAPRDERPEALARLLVVDRWSERTRRALAPMAGEPRRLIVAGLVSPEYTVS
- a CDS encoding redoxin domain-containing protein, producing the protein MPGIRTAPVVAALTAAVLALTACGGTEPPADSESTTAGPNTTAPPTPSGAAAPTASSGAETTVPQTLSFSARTIDGENFAGSSLVGKPAVLWFWAAWCSRCRAVADEVAAVQQDNAGRVNVIGVAGLGSGDEAMRRFAKQTGIERFPNLADDDGQVWRRFEVTSQEQYVLLDSAGAVVHSGPLSQQDLRKRVAGLS
- a CDS encoding cytochrome c biogenesis CcdA family protein, with translation MTDTPYGLAVGAGLLAAVNPCGFALLPAYLSMLVLGDEPSAERDALASVGRAVALTGAMTLGFVAVFGVFGLLAAPAADAVARHLPWVSILIGLALVAAGGWLLAGRQLPTFTPKLATGPEVRRRFGSMVLFGAAYAIASLGCTIGPFLAVVVATFRAGSALSGVALFVAYAFGMGLAVGAAALAVALARESLVRRARRAYSLLGRVAGLLLVVTGGYVAWYGWYEVRTFSGRGDVDDPIIDAAGTIQTAVSTWLAELGPWTVAVAVLALLALAAGITLRRRHRLPARRAVARPAGPDRSSDDRA
- a CDS encoding 1-acyl-sn-glycerol-3-phosphate acyltransferase — its product is MKPQRDPQAIARAAGRVRRILVPYHRARVIGIEHIPTGPALYVANHNGGFYTGDTYLFASAVHHARGLADTPWVLTHDLGLALLGRWLRPLGAVPADFATAVALLTKGDKVLVYPGGDADGARRWTDRHQVIFEGRVGHARLAVACGVPVVPVAAAGAHNTAMVLYDGAAVARLLRTRRWLRLARWPLLLSLPWGLTFLPAVPYLPLPARITVTIGPPIHFERHGPAAAADDEYVARCAARVHDTVQALLHGSASEARR
- a CDS encoding FAD-dependent oxidoreductase yields the protein MGRAHLAGGEVLMTDLDLLVLGGGTAGLVSAVIAGGLGARVALIERDRTGGDCLWTGCVPSKALIEAADLAHRMRRADRVGLTPVEPEINLTGVMAHVRAAQEAIAPHDAPERVRAAGAEVITDEAVFVGPRRVRLASDGRELTARCVLVATGSQPQLPPVPGLAAAGPLTSDTIWDLQALPPRLLVLGGGPVGCELGQAFARLGSAVTLVERAPRLLPREDPEVGQLIADRLRDEGVDVRTGTQVTEVAAADPWRVRLTGDQPGAVGFDRILVAGGRRPRTAELGLVTAGVAVTDHGAVRVDSRMRTTAPGVYAAGDVTGVLPFTHVAAHQAGTATLNALFWLPSHVRYLPMPYVTFTDPEVARVGLRAAQARHRWGNRAIITRLDLTEVDRAVAAGRTDGWAQLVADPRGRLVGATVVAPAAGEVIGELAAMVARRGRLTDLYRTVHPYPTYALAAVDAVGEHLQARLLTPATRRLTRPLLAALRTAARTT
- a CDS encoding VOC family protein, whose amino-acid sequence is MTNERTVPLLPCASIDDIEAFYGVLGFRTTYKQRKPNACVGVQREDLHLQFFEIAGFDPEQSYGSCLVLTTDIEGLHSAFAAGMRAAYGKVLVSGTPRMTRPRARKNTDGLGGFSVIDPGGNWIRVFRDTTTAPIPASTPTGRLAKALANAVVQADSRGNAGQAVRILDSALARQHANDDPVEQVEVLVYRAELAMVLHDPTTAAEMLTRAKSVTLTEDEAERAASAFDNATDLAAALR
- a CDS encoding VOC family protein; amino-acid sequence: MATAARPWIVTPDTGQLLDFITAVFDGTELGRVPLEDGTIGHAEIRVGDTVLLAFDKRPDWPAMPSLLRVFVADADATIERAVAAGAHVLTRAATHAFGQRTGRVRDRFGNIWWISAVIEDVTPEVGMRRLTEPQYAEAMRDAQETYDRELRGRTGATTTCHRVSCILSGYILKTFRWSPGSSRLLCSDAPVLVRCPAASPPLSRPPRTH